ATGTTTGGTCCAGTGGTCTCTTCCGGTGTTACTTTCACGCTTGCTTTAAAACAATGGACAAATTTGTCAACTTTTCATACGTTCACCTTAAGGCAGTATTTTAGTCTagaaatttcgaaaaaacaaaaaaattctccttcatatttctgtagtttaggcattcatgAATATACCCAGGGttaccacatatacagaatattctgtattttacagatttttcgccaaatttcagatacagaatctgtatatacagaactACACATTTTCGGCAGAAATACAGAATTaacagatttttttgaaattcaatcaaaattgatttataaagaaaaagttgaacgcaacgcaacgagatggctttCGTTGGAGGTAGATGTTAAGTGAAATCTTGACCGATTTGAAGAGCCTAAACTattcccttggccgagtggttagcgtcataactaacatgccgggtgttcgggttcgattcccgttctggtcgggggaatttttcgtcaaagaaatttcctccgacttgcactgtgatcacgcgtattctagagcttgcccctcggaatacattcaaggcgtgttatttggcttaagaaatctcaactaagtattaataaatgacgctagttaatacatacgttgagaaggcaaaagttccacagggaacgttaacgccattcaagaagaagaacgcCAACAAAACAGTCTTGTAATCGGTTGGTCCCCACAAATACAGACTCTAATTTGAAagctatgtatcggctcaaggaggagcttcaaggaattgacgaaaaatttgaaagcaaagttcaacgaaaccatgtataaacatcatacattTCAGAGGATTAGAAgaaaacctttttatgatttattttgttgcattGATATGATTTCCACTatccataaataagaaaaataaattgaaaatgaaaataaacctagACCTAAACCTAAAGatatttttgacttgtccgaggttcatgcgatagtggcatctttgaTGATTCAGGATCTGTTCAATTTTttcgtttcagataaccagaagggctggaatcgtgtacgccatgacacaactttttttttaaccctctcacttcatcagctcttaactattctagttatgaatattttttctccgtacagtttttgttttattgttaaaagattagaggcgaatgaactgcaaagtttaaagcctcttaaaaacaaagaactgaactgaaccgttaaaagatagatgaacaaatatttatataatggatagtaaaaatattcttatatttttattttaacggagctcgaaaaaacttcCGAGATTAGTGTTTCTACACCAGAATATCCCCTTAACACCTGGTGATGAGACGAGAAGGGTGGAGAATCTAACCacaattgaaacatttattgcaccctgaaacctcaatatgcctaatttggtttcatttgcttgattaattcccgagtaatgtagagatttgtgtttcatttgtatggcagctccccctcagagaggaggggtctcaaactatcacgaaaaccttcccgggcccaaaacccctacataccaattttcatgtttatcGGTTCAGTAGACAGAAAGaccgacagacagacagacagacagaaatccattgttatatatatagattgtttACTCCAGTATTATTTTTAGACCGCTCTCCAATAGCAACATTAccatagtttgttttttttcaaatcgatcTATACACAAATGTGTACGAGACCTTCCACAAGGTCGTTGATAAGAAATCACTCTCAATCGAACGTACGGTCCAGCATAGGCAGCTCGACAGTTTATCGCTATGCTCTCGAGCGTTAACTGCTCACTGGTCGGTTACATCCAATCGCAACAAGGTCTTCGTTTCATCCAAGATCGCAACTGCATAGTGCGTCGGAAGAATGAGTTAATCAGACGGAGAGTTAAGCTTATTTCTGGTGGTGGTAGCGGCCATGAACCTGCTCACATCGGATATGTTGGTAAAGGAATGCTGGATGGCGCTGTGTGTGGTGATGTTTTCTGTTCCCCCTCGGCGGAGTCCATAGTTGACTGCTTGCGCTGCGTAGCAGAGCCACACGAGGATGTTCTGTTTATTGTCAACAACTACACCGGAGATCGACTGAATTTCGGACTAGCAGTCGAAAAAGCGCAATCGCTATATGGATACAGAAACGTGAAGATTTTGCTCAATGACGACGACTGCTCTATCGATGAATCACTGACGCGAAAATCAGTTGGGAAACGGGGCCTGGCTGGGTGTGTTTTGCTGATCAAAATACTTGGTGCTATGTCCGACCTCGGATATGCAATTgatgatttggaaaagtttgGTAGCGGACTCCTGCAGAGCGGTTCCATCACAACTTTTGGCTTCACCTTCAACGTTGTCGATAATAGATTAAACAACATTGAGTTGGGAAAAGGTTTTCATGGTGAACCCGGCTTATATAAGTTGGATTCATGCGACGACTTTGCGCCAATTATTCGGTTCATGATAGATAAAATATGCAAGAAAATTACACCCCCGACGGATGTTGTTGTTCTGGTGAATAATCTTGGAGGAACATCCGAGTTTGTCATGGGTGTTTTTGTGAATACACTTTGTACCATCTTAGAGCAGCATTTCAGAATACGGAGAGTCTATACTGGTGTTTTCTTTTCATCGCTAAGTCAAACCGGACTGTCCGTGACACTATTGAATCTAGCCTATTCAGAACAATTGTTTAGTTTCTTGGACTATGAAGTTCAAGTTGGATCATCGCTATTTGGTGGGTCGATGAACTTCAGTGGTCCCATATCTGAAGTACAAGTAATCAAGGATAGTACCGACGACACAAACTTATCGTCAACCGTCTataaattgaaatttcaaaatagAAACCAACGAAATGTTCGCAAcattattgaaaaaatcgctcaaAAACTGTTATCCAGTCGCAGCATTTTGAACACGTACGACAAGGAATGTGGTGATGGTGACACGGGAAATACTATTGCCAACGGAGCCATGGCTTTGCTGAGGCAGTTAGATCAGGATTTAGATTTGTTGCATCCAGCGAAAATGCTTCAAGATATTAGCAATATTCTGTTGCTCAGCATAGGCGGGACTTCTGGTGGACTCTACAGCTTGTTCTTCCAGGCTGCTTCGATGGCGTTCGTGGAAGCTGACGATGAACCCGCTGTCACTGTTAAACATTGGCTTGAAGCTCTTCGAAAAGGTAATGAAGCGATTATGTGGTACGCACTAACCGAGGAGGGAGATCGCACGATGCTGGACCCTTTGAAGCAAGCTGAAGCTAGTCTGCAAAGTTTGGTGGATCGCAATCGTGACGCAGTAGACTGTTGCCGAATATTCGCTGAAACGTGTGAGGCGGCTGCCAGAGCCACCCAGCATATGGTTCCGAAATCGGGACGTGCCTCTTACTCAGCGACGGAATCGAAGAATGTGAACTACAACCATCCAGATCCCGGTTCACATGCCGTTGCTATTTGGGCGAGGGTACTGCATGAGACATATAGGGATAATTTGCCATGAATGGAAGAATATTGAGTTCGTTATGTAATATCATAATAAATTATATGTTTTTAAATGAATAAATCTAATTATTCCTATTCATAGCCGTTGAATATCTCCCAATGCACTGTACCACTCTTCCATCGTTGGATCGAGTCCGGAAGATCTTTCgcctggtttgctcattttatcTTGTCTAGCTATCTCGAAGTGCCTTAGGAATTTTCCTCTCAGTAGCAAAATGTTAATCAATGGATTTAATAAAACCTTTTTAATAGCCATTTCGACTAGACTGTTCCTTACAACAGCGAGAAGAATTATCAGTGCATTGAGCATGGTTAACGTTACTCAAAGATGGTCCTTTGGTTTGCAAGTTTTCTGCGCTAGATCTTATTCATGCAGTACAACGCATCAGAAGTACAGATAACAAAGAACTATTAAATCATAAACCTCTGGTAAGAGCGACCGCGCACCTGATCCAGTATTTGACTTGCACAATACTCCAGTGGCTGTGATCGCCCCACAAATTTGTTTCGCAGCAGTATAATAAGCACTCCACCGAGTGGCTCAGAAACATTTCTCAGCGATTGAAGATTGAGAAGAAAACGAATAAATAGATTAAACAGCTCCATTAATGTCACACATTGTAGATTCTTAGTGAAATCATGTAGTTCTCATAAGTCCAAAAAGTTGTGTACAACCCCTATGGACACGGCTTTTTGTTTTACTTTCTCATCAAAAACTGAACTCCTTGAATTGATCCTGACATGGTTGGTGTGGTCGGTAGTCTTCGAACGGGACTTCATGAATCTGAACCCTAACCTTCCAGATGTTGAGGGACATTGTTATTCAAATCTGCAGccgcaaggttaacgtaggactaccattGGCATAGtactcatttgtttatcaattaatctaaatcaattctcaataaatAGATTAAAGACTGTTTTCCCTTGGAATTGtcttgcattctgttcaaatatatacgaaactagctgactcggtgaacttcgtaccgcccaaaattattgttttgtaatgaattctttagaacaaatttctaaactttttctcatcataacatggTTCTATGGGCAGATTAGAACAAATACAACAGAATGAAGACGGCTCTAAAGG
The Toxorhynchites rutilus septentrionalis strain SRP chromosome 2, ASM2978413v1, whole genome shotgun sequence genome window above contains:
- the LOC129765087 gene encoding triokinase/FMN cyclase-like, whose amino-acid sequence is MLSSVNCSLVGYIQSQQGLRFIQDRNCIVRRKNELIRRRVKLISGGGSGHEPAHIGYVGKGMLDGAVCGDVFCSPSAESIVDCLRCVAEPHEDVLFIVNNYTGDRLNFGLAVEKAQSLYGYRNVKILLNDDDCSIDESLTRKSVGKRGLAGCVLLIKILGAMSDLGYAIDDLEKFGSGLLQSGSITTFGFTFNVVDNRLNNIELGKGFHGEPGLYKLDSCDDFAPIIRFMIDKICKKITPPTDVVVLVNNLGGTSEFVMGVFVNTLCTILEQHFRIRRVYTGVFFSSLSQTGLSVTLLNLAYSEQLFSFLDYEVQVGSSLFGGSMNFSGPISEVQVIKDSTDDTNLSSTVYKLKFQNRNQRNVRNIIEKIAQKLLSSRSILNTYDKECGDGDTGNTIANGAMALLRQLDQDLDLLHPAKMLQDISNILLLSIGGTSGGLYSLFFQAASMAFVEADDEPAVTVKHWLEALRKGNEAIMWYALTEEGDRTMLDPLKQAEASLQSLVDRNRDAVDCCRIFAETCEAAARATQHMVPKSGRASYSATESKNVNYNHPDPGSHAVAIWARVLHETYRDNLP